GGAGTGGGGAATGGAGAATAAGGAGCAATCAAACATGATGATCGAGCAGAAAAAACCCGATGTGTCAGAGATTCTTTCCATGAGTCGGTCTTATTTTTTTGCTAAGAGATGGTTTAAATGGCTGATGGTAAGCCTGGTTGTCGTTTCGTTAGCTGTGGGGCTTGCTGTCAGCCGCTTTTCAGCTTCTAATTCGGGCATGAATTATAAGACCGAAAAGGCACAGGTAAGCAGTTTTACGGTGGTTGTTACCGCTACGGGAACGCTCCAGCCCACGAATACAGTAACAGTGGGAAGCGAACTTTCGGGAATAATCCGAAGTGTTGATGTTTATTACAATGATCGAGTTAAGGTAGGTCAGGTGCTTGCGCGATTAGACACATCAAAGCTTGAAGCTCAACTTGCACAGGCAAAAGCCACTCTTGAATCTGCTCAGGCTAAGGTGTTGCAGGCTCAGGCTACCGTTAAGGAAACTCGAGCTAAACTCACCCAGCTCCAGAATGCTCATAAACTTAGCGGTGGTAAGGTGCCATCTCAAACTGAGATGGATGCTGCAGAAGCAGCTTATGAGCGGGCTCAGGCGGATCTTGCCAGCGCTCGAGCAGCAGTCTCCCAGGCTAAGGCAACCATCCAGTCAATAGAAACCGATCTTTCAAAGTCTGTTATCCGCTCGCCAATAAACGGCGTGGTGCTCAATCGTAAGGTAGAACCGGGACAAACCGTTGCGGCTTCTTTACAAGCTCCAGAGTTGTTTATTCTGGCGGAAGACTTAACGAAGATGGATCTTCATGTAAATGTAGATGAGGCGGATGTGTCAAAAGTAAAGGAAGGACAGGAAGCCACATTTACCGTGGATGCCTATCCTCAACGGATCTTCAAAGCTGTGGTGAAACAAGTTCGATATGCTTCTACAACCGTTTCTGGCGTTGTTACCTATGAGGCTATACTCGACGTTAACAATGAAGATCTAGCTTTAAGACCGGGAATGACAGCCACAGCTCGCATTGTGGTTCA
Above is a window of Thermodesulforhabdaceae bacterium DNA encoding:
- a CDS encoding efflux RND transporter periplasmic adaptor subunit, translated to MENKEQSNMMIEQKKPDVSEILSMSRSYFFAKRWFKWLMVSLVVVSLAVGLAVSRFSASNSGMNYKTEKAQVSSFTVVVTATGTLQPTNTVTVGSELSGIIRSVDVYYNDRVKVGQVLARLDTSKLEAQLAQAKATLESAQAKVLQAQATVKETRAKLTQLQNAHKLSGGKVPSQTEMDAAEAAYERAQADLASARAAVSQAKATIQSIETDLSKSVIRSPINGVVLNRKVEPGQTVAASLQAPELFILAEDLTKMDLHVNVDEADVSKVKEGQEATFTVDAYPQRIFKAVVKQVRYASTTVSGVVTYEAILDVNNEDLALRPGMTATARIVVQEVKNSLVIPAAALRFAPPAAPGKTQVSSGGGLVSKLLPRFPGRPRGMPASKPDSSREAFSRERTVWILKDGKLEPVTVVTGATNGVLTEITGGDLQPGTDVVVDVIFSKKS